The genomic stretch CACCTTGGCTACGGATACAGTGGCCGGACGCAGCACGCGATCGTGCAGGGTATAGCCTTTCTGCATCACGCTGACGATGGTGTTGGGCTCTTGCTCGCTTTCCACGGTTTGGAAAGCCTGGTGGTGATACGGGTCAAGTTTATCACCGGGCTGAGGCAGGATTTCTTTAATCTGAGCCTGCTCGAAGGCATGTTTGAGCTCGGTAAGGGTCATGTCCACGCCCATTTTCAGCGCGTCGAAATTGCCGCTTTGATCAAGTAGTGCCATCTCCAAATAGTCTTTTACTTTCAACAGCTCTCCGGCAAATTTCTTGGCGGCAAATTTGTGGGCGACCTGGATTTCTTCTTGATGGCGGCGGCCCAGGTTTTGTAACTCGGCCTGATGGTATTTGTTGATGTCGGCCAGCTCGGCTTCCAGTTCGGCCACGCGCTGGACAAGCTGCTCGGGCGTAAGCTCGGCAGTGGCTTCAGCGTTGTCCTGCGCCTTGGCAGCTTCAGCCTGTGCTTCTTGCTGCGGGAATTCGGTTTCTGGGCTTTGGTGTTGCTGGTGGTTATGGTGATGAGACATGGGAGTTCCTTTTAGATAGAGAGCATTTGACCTGCCAAATGGGGAGGGATGGCGGCTTTTCAAGCAGAAGGGGGGCAACGGGCGCAATTATTTTGCGGTGGCTGTCAGAAACAGCGTGTACCATCCGTCTATTCAGCAGGTCGGCTGTGGCGGCAAAGTTAATCCCATCAATCGCTTTGTTAAATTAAGCCCATAGCTGGCATGATACTATTTCCTTATAATATACGCAGATTTCTGTGTCTTTAATCTTCAGGTAACCTTTATGTTCAAAAAATTTATTCAATCTTTCATCCTGCCCGTGCTGTTATGCTCAGGTATGGCCGCGCATGCGGTGGATGCCAGCAACCTGCTGCCGTCGGAGCAAGCATTCCGCCCCACGGTGGCAGTGGGTGAGCAAGATGTGACCGTGCAGTTCCAGATTGCCGATGGCTATTATCTCTATCAAGAGAAAATTCGTGTGGAAACCGAGCCTTCCGGCCTGCTGGGCGCAGCTGAATTTTCGCCGGGTAAAGAAAAGGAAGATGAGTTCTTCGGCAAACAAACTGTGCATTACCGCCAAGCTGTTGTCAAACTGCCCTTCCAATCCGCTGCACCCGCCGCTTACCGCCTCACGCTCACCTACCAAGGCTGTGCAGATGTGGGCATATGCTATCCGCCAGTAACGAAAACGCTGGAAATTAAAGGTACGGGTGTATATGGCGATACGTCCACCCCGCCTGCCAGCGGCAGCAACCGCTTTACTGCACCGCAGGATGGCACGCCCGCTGCCAGCCCCGTGCCGCAGCAACGCAAAAGCCCATTCAGTCTGTCACGCGATACATTGGGGGCGAACCTGCTGGCTTTTTTTAGTTTTGGCATTGGCTTGAGCTTTACCGCCTGCATGTATCCCCTGCTGCCCATTGTGTCGGGCATTATCGTGGGAGACCGTGCCAATGCCGGCAAACGCCGTGGGCTGATTTTGTCTTCGGTTTATGTGCAGGGGCTGGCGCTCACCTATGCCGCTGTGGGCGTATTAGCCGGACTTACCGGCTCGCTGCTCACCGTGTGGCTGCAACA from Eikenella exigua encodes the following:
- the grpE gene encoding nucleotide exchange factor GrpE, with the translated sequence MSHHHNHQQHQSPETEFPQQEAQAEAAKAQDNAEATAELTPEQLVQRVAELEAELADINKYHQAELQNLGRRHQEEIQVAHKFAAKKFAGELLKVKDYLEMALLDQSGNFDALKMGVDMTLTELKHAFEQAQIKEILPQPGDKLDPYHHQAFQTVESEQEPNTIVSVMQKGYTLHDRVLRPATVSVAKVPEAK